From a single Lolium rigidum isolate FL_2022 chromosome 7, APGP_CSIRO_Lrig_0.1, whole genome shotgun sequence genomic region:
- the LOC124670498 gene encoding putative F-box protein At2g33200, producing MEESTAAGPDWSKLPFDILTTVLGSLEFPDLFSAADVCVSWRSISRALRRLGIYSRPQTPCLFYTTAGGGTRAAELLSLADKKAYRARLPDPPIGERNIVGSSHGWLVTADARSELHLLNPATGEQVALPSVGTIEKVSPIFDPAGNLQRYDLSFYDEDPLPYAVDELRGVLYLKAILSCDPSMGDCTVVVIHNPYRDISFARIGDEKWHWVPSLPREPPEYSDCIFGDDGALYAMNRLGGIHRYAIEGSCAVPEMIFKDTSPFSAYNAYIAKTSSGDVLQVWRITKSTSGEQKGIHTTRFDIYKADLDSQQIVHVPTLGDDALFIGHNCTYCLSTKDYPRLLPNHVYFTDDDEYLLMDGHEIPRDVGIFNLEDECSYDIVSPQPWLNWPIPIWIIPSFNKIQK from the coding sequence ATGGAGGAATCGACGGCAGCCGGCCCCGACTGGTCCAAGCTGCCATTCGACATCCTCACCACTGTCCTCGGCAGCCTGGAGTTCCCGGACCTGTTCAGCGCCGCCGATGTATGCGTTTCCTGGCGCTCCATCTCTCGCGCCCTCCGCCGCCTTGGGATCTACAGCCGCCCCCAAACCCCGTGCCTATTCTacaccaccgccggcggcggcaccCGCGCCGCCGAGCTCCTCAGCCTCGCCGACAAGAAGGCCTACAGGGCGCGCCTCCCGGACCCTCCCATCGGGGAGCGCAACATCGTCGGCTCCTCGCACGGGTGGCTCGTCACCGCCGACGCCCGCTCCGAGCTCCACCTCCTCAACCCGGCCACGGGCGAGCAGGTCGCGCTCCCCTCTGTCGGCACCATCGAGAAGGTAAGCCCTATCTTCGACCCCGCCGGCAACCTCCAAAGGTACGATCTTTCTTTCTACGACGAGGACCCGCTGCCCTACGCGGTGGACGAGCTCCGGGGAGTCCTATATCTCAAGGCGATACTGTCCTGCGATCCTTCCATGGGGGACTGCACGGTCGTGGTGATTCACAATCCCTATAGGGATATCTCCTTTGCGAGAATCGGCGATGAGAAGTGGCACTGGGTCCCTTCCTTGCCCCGTGAACCACCCGAGTACTCCGATTGCATATTTGGCGACGATGGTGCGCTCTACGCGATGAACCGTCTAGGCGGGATCCATCGTTATGCCATCGAAGGCTCTTGTGCGGTGCCCGAAATGATCTTCAAAGACACCTCGCCATTCAGTGCATATAATGCTTACATAGCAAAGACATCATCTGGTGATGTGCTGCAAGTTTGGAGGATAACCAAGAGCACAAGCGGTGAGCAAAAAGGGATACATACAACTCGTTTTGACATATACAAGGCTGACCTTGACAGCCAGCAGATAGTTCATGTGCCAACCTTGGGGGATGATGCATTGTTTATCGGCCACAACTGTACTTACTGCCTTTCCACAAAGGactacccaaggctgctgccaaaCCATGTCTATTTTACCGATGACGATGAGTACTTGCTGATGGATGGACACGAGATCCCTCGGGATGTTGGAATATTTAATTTGGAGGATGAGTGTTCTTATGATATAGTGTCTCCCCAACCTTGGTTGAATTGGCCTATCCCCATATGGATCATTCCAAGTTTTAATAAGATCCAGAAATAG